In Amphiura filiformis chromosome 2, Afil_fr2py, whole genome shotgun sequence, one DNA window encodes the following:
- the LOC140171432 gene encoding uncharacterized protein: protein MDATEEPTSAPQLGRLVNHGDTMKERNARMKVIKGPKLFLYSTKPINPGNEILYCYGIEVPWKKKKPVEKNKVETMAVSTTPKGHDKKTGQTSIIPEDETTADDQKSAETCQVHVKRSLCCSPKSTCNKMRKLDQDQSQAEKAHALAGKLHDAPEEENPSNCEQHIDVSLLPTFVKPPVVSRITSSTVPLSPIPFKCDACHEVFINVQLLKKHTQTFHTKPHQITLARPYDQAPETSTYFVFPGASGDQTPITMQQQGTLLQDIPGTSSQQMAQQPTSTPLAVTPSKSDFSQSPSSSMFQSTPAGGLSAILSPMQEGQTFHTKPHQTTLARPYDQAPETSTYFVFPGASGDQTPITMQQQGTLLQDIPGTSSQQMAQQPTSTPLAVTPSKSDFSQSPSSSMFQSTPAGGLSAILSPMQEGQVSSVVMFDGAKEI, encoded by the exons ATGGACGCAACTGAAGAACCAACTTCGGCCCCCCAGCTTGGTCGTTTAGTCAATCATGGGGATacaatgaaagaaagaaatgcaagaaTGAAAGTCATCAAAGGGCCCAAGCTATTTCTTTATTCAACCAAACCTATTAACCCAGGCAACGAAATACTCTATTGCTATGGAATAGAGGTGCCATGGAAGAAAAAG AAACCAGTGGAGAAGAACAAAGTTGAGACGATGGCAGTGAGTACTACCCCAAAAG GCCATGACAAGAAGACTGGACAAACATCCATCATCCCAGAAGATGAAACCACAGCAGATGACCAGAAAT CTGCAGAAACCTGTCAAGTACATGTAAAGAGATCCTTATGTTGTTCACCAAAGTCTACATGTAATAAGATGAGAAAATTAGATCAAGATCAAAGTCAAGCAGAGAAG GCACATGCATTAGCAGGCAAACTCCATGATGCTCCGGAAGAGGAGAACCCTTCAAACTGTGAACAACATATTGATGTATCATTATTGCCAACATTTGTCAAACCCCCCGTTGTCAGTAGAATCACAAGCTCCACAGTGCCACTATCACCGATACCATTTAAATGTGACGCTTGTCATGAAGTGTTCATAAACGTGCAATTGTTGAAAAAGCACACACAGACTTTCCACACTAAACCTCATCAAATCACACTGGCCAGACCGTACGATCAAGCTCCAGAGACTAGTACGTACTTTGTGTTTCCAGGAGCTAGTGGTGATCAAACCCCTATTACTATGCAACAACAAGGAACATTATTGCAGGACATCCCTGGCACATCATCGCAACAGATGGCACAACAGCCTACAAGTACCCCTCTAGCAGTGACCCCATCGAAGTCGGACTTTAGCCAGAGTCCTTCGAGTTCCATGTTCCAATCCACTCCTGCTGGTGGACTCTCAGCGATTTTATCGCCGATGCAAGAAGGACAG ACTTTCCACACTAAACCTCATCAAACCACACTGGCCAGACCGTACGATCAAGCTCCAGAGACTAGTACGTACTTTGTGTTTCCAGGAGCTAGTGGTGATCAAACCCCTATTACTATGCAACAACAAGGAACATTATTGCAGGACATCCCTGGCACATCATCGCAACAGATGGCACAACAGCCTACAAGTACCCCTCTAGCAGTGACCCCATCGAAGTCGGACTTTAGCCAGAGTCCTTCGAGTTCCATGTTCCAATCCACTCCTGCTGGTGGACTCTCAGCGATTTTATCGCCGATGCAAGAAGGACAGGTGAGTAGTGTTGTTATGTTTGATGGTGCCAAAGAGATTTAA